A single region of the Helicobacter sp. 11S03491-1 genome encodes:
- a CDS encoding HpaII family restriction endonuclease encodes MITQNKGEWSELYVFLKLLGDGILYAADADLNKKEDLYYPLIEILRKENG; translated from the coding sequence ATGATTACACAAAATAAGGGTGAGTGGAGTGAGCTATACGTTTTTCTAAAATTATTAGGAGATGGTATTCTGTATGCCGCAGATGCAGATTTAAATAAAAAAGAAGATTTATACTATCCTTTAATAGAAATTTTACGAAAAGAAAACGGATAG
- a CDS encoding DNA cytosine methyltransferase, with the protein MNANVVIKEDGVKKTFSKGQIHLIDKMILTGDIPFPAPKNSKFTFIDLFAGIGGMRIAFQNLGGKCVFSSEIDEKTQKTYTLNFGEVPDGDITKINENKIPDHDILVGGFPCQAFSIAGKRGGFDDTRGTLFFDVARIIKAKQPKAFFLENVKGLINHRGGKTLATILNVLRNGLGYVVPEPKIMNAKNFGVPQNRERIFIVGFRCDLGIKEEDFSYPEPTDTTKTIRDIMEKVPVSAKYYLSTQYIECLQKHKKRNEARGNGFGYEIKDLDGISNTIVTGGMGRERNLIIDSRLKDFTPVTHIKGEVNRKGIRRMTPREWARLQGFPDFFKIEVADVSAYKQFGNSVAIPAIQATAKNLIEKIIEE; encoded by the coding sequence ATGAATGCAAATGTCGTAATTAAAGAAGATGGCGTGAAAAAGACCTTCAGTAAAGGACAAATCCATTTGATTGATAAGATGATATTAACCGGAGATATTCCTTTTCCTGCTCCGAAAAACTCTAAATTCACTTTTATAGATTTATTTGCGGGTATTGGTGGGATGAGAATAGCATTCCAAAATTTAGGTGGGAAATGTGTATTTAGTTCCGAAATAGATGAAAAAACTCAAAAAACTTATACTTTGAATTTTGGGGAAGTCCCCGATGGAGATATTACCAAAATAAACGAGAATAAAATTCCTGACCATGATATTTTGGTTGGAGGATTTCCTTGCCAAGCTTTTTCGATTGCAGGCAAACGAGGCGGGTTTGATGATACAAGAGGAACCCTTTTCTTTGATGTTGCAAGAATCATTAAAGCAAAACAGCCAAAAGCATTTTTTTTAGAAAATGTAAAAGGTTTGATTAATCATAGAGGCGGTAAGACACTGGCTACAATATTGAATGTTTTAAGGAATGGACTTGGATATGTTGTTCCGGAACCCAAAATAATGAATGCAAAAAATTTCGGAGTTCCTCAAAATAGAGAAAGAATATTTATTGTAGGTTTCAGATGTGATTTGGGAATAAAAGAAGAAGACTTCTCTTATCCTGAACCGACTGATACTACAAAAACAATTAGAGATATTATGGAGAAAGTTCCTGTCTCTGCAAAATATTATTTATCAACTCAATATATTGAGTGTCTTCAAAAGCATAAAAAAAGAAATGAGGCAAGGGGCAACGGTTTCGGCTATGAAATTAAAGATTTAGACGGAATCTCCAATACAATTGTTACAGGTGGCATGGGCAGAGAAAGAAATCTTATAATTGATTCAAGATTAAAAGATTTTACACCTGTTACGCATATAAAAGGTGAAGTGAATAGAAAAGGTATTCGTAGAATGACCCCCAGAGAATGGGCACGCTTACAAGGTTTTCCTGATTTTTTTAAAATAGAGGTTGCTGATGTCAGTGCATATAAACAATTTGGAAACTCTGTCGCCATTCCTGCAATACAAGCAACTGCCAAGAATCTGATTGAAAAAATTATAGAGGAGTAA
- a CDS encoding very short patch repair endonuclease: protein MDRLTKEQRRKNMQAVKNKDSKIELLLRKALWNRGYRYRKNCSNIEGKPDIVLSKYKIAIFCDSEFWHGYNWKTRKNDIKSHQDFWIKKIEGNIKRDEDVNRILEEQGWKVIRFWGKDIQKNLEACINKIEKEIGIQ from the coding sequence ATGGATAGACTTACCAAAGAACAAAGAAGAAAAAACATGCAAGCTGTCAAGAATAAGGACAGTAAAATTGAGCTTTTGCTCAGAAAAGCTTTGTGGAATAGGGGATATAGGTATCGTAAGAATTGTTCAAATATTGAAGGGAAACCTGATATTGTTCTTTCAAAGTATAAAATAGCAATATTCTGTGACAGCGAATTTTGGCATGGCTATAATTGGAAAACAAGAAAAAATGATATAAAATCTCATCAAGATTTCTGGATAAAAAAAATTGAAGGAAATATAAAAAGAGATGAAGATGTTAATAGAATACTGGAAGAACAAGGATGGAAAGTAATAAGATTTTGGGGTAAAGATATTCAAAAAAACTTAGAAGCATGTATTAATAAAATTGAAAAAGAGATAGGTATTCAATGA
- a CDS encoding bifunctional 3,4-dihydroxy-2-butanone 4-phosphate synthase/GTP cyclohydrolase II — MYIDRVKEAIKAIKNGEMIIIMDDEDRENEGDLVMAGIFSTPEKINFMAQEARGLICVSVSKEIAQKLDLPPMVGHNSSNHETAFTVSIDAKEAKTGISAFERDLTIQLMCNDNTSPKDFVRPGHIFPLIAKDGGVLVRTGHTEASIDICKLAGLKPIGVICEIMKEDGSMARRGDKFLLDFSQKHDLKILYVSDLISYRLQNENLLTIISRNKTNFLETQCEKITLIDHLQREHFAFKFQNNPIPIVRFHTIKTDYELLNDAQNYEFLMKSIAKIKQDGGYLVFINDNANNGDVIKSFGIGAQILKLLNIQDFKLITSNNTREYSALSGFDLRLLEYIEV, encoded by the coding sequence ATGTATATTGATCGAGTAAAAGAAGCTATCAAAGCTATAAAAAATGGTGAGATGATTATTATCATGGATGATGAAGACAGAGAAAATGAAGGCGATTTGGTTATGGCAGGGATTTTTTCCACACCCGAAAAAATCAACTTTATGGCCCAAGAAGCAAGGGGATTAATTTGCGTCTCTGTGAGTAAAGAAATTGCTCAAAAACTTGATCTCCCCCCTATGGTAGGACATAATAGTTCCAATCATGAAACTGCATTTACCGTTTCTATTGATGCCAAAGAAGCAAAAACAGGTATTTCTGCTTTTGAGCGCGATCTCACTATCCAACTCATGTGCAATGATAATACTTCTCCCAAAGATTTTGTTCGTCCCGGGCATATATTTCCCCTTATTGCCAAAGATGGGGGAGTTTTGGTTAGGACCGGACATACAGAAGCAAGTATTGATATATGCAAACTCGCGGGTCTCAAGCCTATTGGTGTGATTTGTGAAATTATGAAAGAAGATGGTTCTATGGCAAGAAGAGGAGATAAATTTCTCCTTGATTTTTCTCAAAAGCATGATTTAAAAATCCTTTATGTCTCTGATCTCATCAGCTATCGACTTCAAAATGAAAATTTATTAACAATTATTTCAAGAAATAAAACAAATTTCTTAGAAACACAATGTGAAAAAATCACGCTTATTGACCATCTCCAAAGAGAACATTTTGCCTTCAAATTTCAAAATAACCCTATACCTATTGTCAGATTTCATACGATCAAAACTGATTATGAACTCCTCAATGATGCACAAAATTATGAATTTTTAATGAAATCTATTGCCAAAATCAAGCAAGATGGAGGGTATTTAGTATTTATTAATGACAATGCCAATAATGGCGATGTTATCAAAAGTTTTGGGATTGGAGCACAGATTTTAAAACTCTTAAATATTCAAGATTTTAAACTCATTACTTCAAATAATACTCGAGAATATAGCGCATTAAGCGGATTTGATTTGCGATTATTAGAATATATTGAAGTTTAG
- the cmoA gene encoding carboxy-S-adenosyl-L-methionine synthase CmoA, translating to MKDKIFTKIYSKQFEFDEGVASVFDDMALRSIPYYCESLKLSVDFALNALGEQGIVYDLGCSTGSFLIELAQKIKGMQIDLIGVDSSKAMIERAKLKAKTYGKEIEFICKDFLDIDIHNACVVVTNYTMQFVRPMQRHILAHKIFEGLCEGGILIMSEKMTSQDKVLDRQMIDRYYLYKKEQGYTQNEINTKREALENVLIPYTLEENFKMLKEVGFQSVEVLFKWVNFATLIARKI from the coding sequence ATGAAAGATAAAATATTTACTAAGATTTATTCTAAGCAATTTGAATTTGATGAAGGGGTTGCAAGTGTATTTGATGATATGGCGCTCCGTTCAATCCCTTATTATTGTGAATCTTTGAAGTTAAGTGTTGATTTTGCTTTGAATGCTTTGGGAGAGCAAGGAATTGTTTATGACTTGGGATGCTCAACAGGAAGTTTTTTGATTGAACTTGCCCAAAAAATAAAAGGGATGCAAATAGATTTGATAGGTGTTGATAGCTCTAAAGCCATGATAGAAAGAGCCAAACTCAAAGCAAAAACTTACGGGAAAGAAATTGAATTTATTTGTAAGGATTTTCTGGACATAGATATTCACAATGCTTGCGTGGTGGTAACAAACTATACAATGCAGTTTGTAAGACCTATGCAAAGGCATATATTAGCGCATAAAATTTTTGAAGGGCTTTGTGAGGGCGGGATTTTGATTATGAGTGAAAAAATGACAAGTCAAGATAAAGTCTTAGATAGGCAAATGATTGATAGATATTATCTCTATAAAAAAGAACAAGGATACACACAAAATGAGATCAATACAAAACGAGAGGCATTAGAAAATGTCTTGATACCCTATACGTTAGAAGAAAATTTTAAGATGCTTAAAGAGGTTGGATTTCAGAGTGTAGAAGTCCTTTTTAAATGGGTAAATTTCGCGACCTTGATAGCAAGAAAAATCTAA
- a CDS encoding thiazole synthase → MATDLLKIGNKTFRSRLIVGSGKYKDFDTTKQATLASGSQMITVAVRRVNIINKNEENLLDYFKDTEIEFLPNSAGCTNAQEAITLFRLIKEAIGIEFIKLEIIGDTQKTLYPDVLETLKACEILAKEGFCVLAYSNDDPIMAKKLENAGASAVMPLAAPIGSGLGIQNPYNIGFIKEAISVPVIVDAGVGCASDAAIAMELGADGVLSNTAIAMAKDPVMMAEAMKYAVIAGRKSFLSGRIEKKSYASPSSPIFGMARL, encoded by the coding sequence ATGGCAACAGATTTATTAAAAATAGGCAATAAAACCTTTCGATCAAGATTAATAGTAGGGAGTGGAAAATACAAGGATTTTGATACTACAAAACAAGCTACCCTGGCTTCAGGATCACAGATGATAACTGTTGCGGTCAGAAGGGTGAATATTATAAATAAAAATGAAGAAAATTTATTAGATTACTTTAAGGATACAGAGATTGAATTTTTGCCAAATTCTGCGGGTTGTACCAATGCGCAAGAGGCTATTACTTTGTTTAGACTTATCAAAGAAGCCATAGGTATTGAGTTTATTAAGCTTGAAATTATTGGTGATACGCAAAAAACACTTTATCCTGATGTTTTAGAAACTCTTAAAGCATGTGAAATTTTGGCAAAGGAAGGATTTTGTGTGCTTGCCTATAGTAACGATGATCCTATTATGGCTAAAAAACTTGAAAATGCCGGAGCAAGCGCAGTGATGCCTTTGGCTGCACCTATTGGAAGTGGTTTGGGTATCCAAAATCCTTACAATATAGGGTTTATCAAAGAAGCTATTAGCGTACCTGTAATTGTAGATGCGGGTGTGGGGTGCGCTTCAGATGCTGCCATAGCAATGGAGCTGGGTGCAGATGGGGTTTTGAGTAATACTGCCATAGCAATGGCTAAAGATCCTGTTATGATGGCAGAGGCGATGAAATATGCAGTCATTGCAGGGAGAAAAAGTTTTTTAAGTGGCAGGATAGAAAAAAAGTCTTATGCAAGTCCAAGTTCTCCTATTTTTGGAATGGCAAGGCTTTAA